GTGCTGCGGTGACCGCCGCCGAGCCCCAGGTGGTGCGCCAGCGCAGCTTGACGCCATGCAGGCCGAACCAGGCCAGCAAGCCGAGGCTGGCGAACAGCCACAAGCCCAGCTGGTAGTCGCCGGTATGCTGCTTGATGGCGCCCAATCCGGCCGCGAGGAGAAAGCCGCCGATACCACCGGCCATGCCGATCAGCCCGGTCATCACCCCGATCTCCTGGCGAAAGCGTTGCGGCACCAGCTGGAACACCGCGCCATTGCCGGCGCCCAACCCCAGCATGGCGCTGACGAACAGTGCCAGCGCGGCGGCCGCGCTGGGCAGGTTGAAACCAACCGCGGCGATGCACACGGCCGCCACGCCGTACATGGCCAGCAAGGTGCGGATGCCGCCGAAGCGATCGGCCAGGGCCCCGCCCAGCGGGCGCATCAGGCTGCCGGCGAACACGCAGGCGGCGGTGTAGTAGCCTGCGGTGACGGGGCTCAGGGCGTACTGGTCGCTGAAGTAGCCGGGCAGGGCGCTGGCCAGGCCGATGAAGCCGCCGAAGGTGACGCTGTAGAAGAACATGAACCACCAGCTGTCGCGGTCGCCCAGGGCCTTGAGGTAGTCAGCGATGGCTTTCGGTTTGGGGCGCTCTGGGGCATTGCGCGCCAGCAGGGCGAACAGCGCCAGGGTCAGCAGCAGCGGCAGCAGGGCAAAGCCGAATACATTGTTCCAGCCAAAGCCAGCCGCCAGGGCGGGCGCCAGCAGGGCGGCGAACACCGTGCCGGAGTTGCCGGCGCCGGCGATGCCCATGGCCTTGCCCTGGTGCTGTGGTGGATACCACTGCGAGGCCAGCGGCAGGGAGACGGCGAACGAGGCCCCGGCGAAGCCGAGGAACACGCCGAGCAACAGCGCCTGTTCATAGCTGTGCACGCCCAGGTGCCAGGCGCAGGCCAGGGCGACGATCACCACCACCTGGCCGATCAGGCCGGCGGTCTTCGGCGACAGGCGGTCCACCAGCAGGCCCATGGCGAAGCGCAGCAGTGCGCCGGCCAGGATCGGCGTGGCCACCATCAGGCCTCGTTGCTGGGCACTGAGTTGCAGGTCTGCAGCGATTTGCACCGCCAGGGGGCCAAGCAGGTACCAGACCATGAAACTCAGGTCGAAGTAGAGGAAGGCGGCGAACAGGGTGGGCACATGCCCGGATTTC
This genomic stretch from Pseudomonas entomophila harbors:
- a CDS encoding nitrate/nitrite transporter is translated as MNTSFWKSGHVPTLFAAFLYFDLSFMVWYLLGPLAVQIAADLQLSAQQRGLMVATPILAGALLRFAMGLLVDRLSPKTAGLIGQVVVIVALACAWHLGVHSYEQALLLGVFLGFAGASFAVSLPLASQWYPPQHQGKAMGIAGAGNSGTVFAALLAPALAAGFGWNNVFGFALLPLLLTLALFALLARNAPERPKPKAIADYLKALGDRDSWWFMFFYSVTFGGFIGLASALPGYFSDQYALSPVTAGYYTAACVFAGSLMRPLGGALADRFGGIRTLLAMYGVAAVCIAAVGFNLPSAAAALALFVSAMLGLGAGNGAVFQLVPQRFRQEIGVMTGLIGMAGGIGGFLLAAGLGAIKQHTGDYQLGLWLFASLGLLAWFGLHGVKLRWRTTWGSAAVTAARV